From the genome of Eremothecium gossypii ATCC 10895 chromosome I, complete sequence:
TCGCTCAAGATCCGCTCCAGCTGGGAATACCTACCCAACAATGACTTGACGGTCCTCACCACCAGCGGATCCAGCTCTGGCGCTGCGCTTCTCTCCGCATTGAAGATTCTCGACCAGTTCCCCAACAAGGAGGATGGGGATTTCCAGCCCGAGCAGGCGTATCAGCTCATCGAGGCTATGAAGTGGATggcgagcgcgcgcagccggTTGGGCGACTttggcggcggcgaggagCTCGCGCCGCAGGTGCGCGACGTCTTGGGCGACGCCTGGACCGACTACGCAGTCAACCTGATCAAGGCCGGCTACATCGACGGCCACTTCGGCACGCTTGTCGACTGGCACGACTACTTGCCGGAGTACGAGCTCAACGACCCCCACGGCACCGCGCACATCTCCATCGTCGACCACTTCAACAACGCGGTCTCCCTCACCACCACCGTCAACTTGTTGTTCGGCTCCTTGGTCCACGACCCTTCCACCGGCATCGTCTTCAACAACGAGATGGACGACTTCAGCCAGCCCGGTCGCCCCAACGCCTTCGGCCTCCAGCCGTCGCGTTACAACTTCCCGGAGCCCTTCAAGCGTCCCTTGTCCTCCACCTGCCCCACCGTGGTTCTCAATGACGTCGGCCTCCCGGATTTAGTCGtcggcgccgcaggcggCTCGCGTATCCTGACCTCCGTTCTCCAGCTCATCGTGCGCACCTACTGGTACAACATGCCGCTACTCGAGGCCGTCGCCTACCCCCGCATCCACCACCAGTTGCTTCCCGAAGTCCTGGAGGTCGAGAGCCTCGCCTTGCTCGGCCCTGACACCGTCGACGCCATCCGTCGCATGGGCCACAGCATCGTCGAAGTGACGCCCAAGAGCGTTGTCAACGCTATCCGCCATTGGCACGGCACTTGGCATGCCGTCAGCGACTACTGGCGGAAAAGGGGCATCTCGGTTGCCTACTGACCTTCATTTTCCTGCGCCTGTATGCGTGCATTCCCAGTTCACGAACGCTAATTCCTCACGCAACTCTATAAACTTTTTATAGGCAAACTAACTGGAGCCTGTGTGGCGCCCAGCGCTCCCAGAACGTGTAGAAAATCCGAGATGCCCGTAGATCGGGCCCTGTCTTCCGCGGCGCCTCTGGGCGCTTCCGATGAGATCTCAGATTTAGGAATATGCAGGTACCTGAAAATCTTTGTCTCGAGCAACGGGCTGAAAAAAGTTATGGGTTTTGTGTTTCCAGATTTTTGCATCGCTCTCGCTGCCGTCATAATGAATCTTATAGGTACATTGCAAAGCTTAGCAAGCTTCCGTGACCAGTATTTCGCACTGTGCAGCGATAGCATTTGTCGGCGTTCGAGTTGGAGCATCAGGACTATCAGAAAAGGCTAAAATCGGGAGGGCGCGTTCGACCAGCAGAATGGACAAGATACAACAGCCTCCTCATCCGCAGATGACAGGGCAGGCGGGCGCAGAGGGCGAGATCGGGCGGCAGGAACGCGAGGAAGAGTTTGAATTCTACCAGGCTTTTGCGGCCGAGAGCGTCAAGGGCGTGGTGCACATGATCACGCTGCAGCTGAAGGCGGAGGGCGTGGCGGACAGCTACGTGCTTCTGCCGTTCCGGCCGGAACACGCGAACCGGAAACTGCTGGCGTTTTTGAACGCTGTATTTCCGCTGGGCAACGGGCAGGCGGTGCCGCGCGCGAAGGCGCGGCACGTGATCGGGGAGACGGACTCGTGGACGCTGGTGCAGGCGTTGAAGTACATCTGGTGCCGGCTGCCGGGCGAGCAGGTGATCGGCTGGGAGACATACTGGCGATTCCGCGCGGAGGAGAGGAAGCTGGGCTATCCGAGCGACGCGTTCATGCAAGTGCTGCCCGGGTGCCTATCGTCCTCGAGCCATGCGTCGATCGTGTACGACTTTTTTGATCTGCTGGTGGCCGTTGCGGCAAACGTCTCGGAAAACCGCATGAGCGGTCGGAAGGTGGCCAAAATGAGCGCGATATGGGCGTTTGGGGACTACAGGCACCCCGACGGCGGAGGCAACAACTCGTTCCAGGAGGGCCTGGCCCAATGGAGGCGCGGGGCGAACGCGATGTTCCACCTGTTTCTTGCCTTCCTGCGTGCGTTTGCCGTGGACGAACAGAAAAGCGGGAAGTTCACCAGGGAACTGGAGGCGATTTTGTTCCAGAACGCCTACCCGCCGCCGGAAGACCTGCAGGAGGACCCCGCCAAGCTCATCTCCGTGCCAGTGCTCACGCTGAAGACGGACCGGTTCTCGCGGAAACCATGGGAGCTCTTCGAGCGTTGTAACTCCTTGTTTCAGACGGCGGGCCATTACGGCGGGCCCCTTGAGGACTACACCTTGTTGCAGTCGCTGTTCATGAGGAAGAACCAGGCCAATGCGCTCAGCAAGAAAATGACAGGCGAGACGCGGCGCCTACTGAAGGAGATGAGCACGAAGCATTCAACTTTCCAAGCTGGCTGGGGTAACAGGAATCCCCTTCCCAACAGGCTCAATCTCACAGAGTCCATCAGCTGGACGCGGACCGAAATCAGCGATTACTTCATCTGGACGTGGATGTCTACACTTTCGCACGAACAGATTTCGTCCAAAAAGAAGATATTTGGGAGATCCTTCATTGCCGAGTTCGAATTGGACGGATTTAAGAAGTGCATCATAGTGGAAGAGTCAGATATAACCTTGGACCGCATGAGAACCGGTGCGCCCGCTACAGAGCCCGAGAAGGCTACCGCGAACGTCATGGCCTCGCCCAACGAGCTGCATCTCAGCCCCGGGTACCTGAAGTTCCAAGAGAGCGTGGAAGATGCTTCCAAATCCGCGTCTCCTCCGGACATAGACCCTTCGCATCGCCAAAGCAGCAGTAGTTATagcagcaggtgcagcGTAAGAAGCAGGGGCAGCAGGGGCAGCAACGGCAAACCCTACAGTAATAACAGTAGCACTAGTAGCAGATGCAGTATCAACGGAAACGGCCACACTGCCGCCTACTCTACGATTGCTCTGCCAAAGCGGCAGATGAACACCAAACCAGCAACACCCTCTTCCTGTGGGAACAGCCCAGCTTCCTTGGCAGGGCCCGGGTTCACGATAACGACCTCGTCGAACTATGATACAGAAAGCGAAAGGAGCCTGCATATTGAGTCTGATATATCGGTAATCCGTGCCCCCAACACGGAGCTGCCGCCCTGTTCGCCATTGTCCGCGGACGTTCCACAGCGCAAGAGCTACCTGGATGCAAGTGGCAGGTTCGACAGAGACATGGaccgcctgctgcagcggaCCGATGCCCTGAACCTACAGGGCCAGGCGGCACCTGCGGGACGGCGGCCAAACGAGTACATGGGTAGGGAGGCGATTCCAGAGAAACCACGGTCTTACGACCTGCTACAGCCCGCGCAGAGCAGCAAGAACTTCTACGCTGGGCTGGACACAGGAAGCAGCGTCATGCTGGCCACAGAGAGCTGTGTCATGGGCAAAGAACTCCCGGAGTCCGGCAGTCAGGGCCGGAGTACAGGCGGAGCGTCGTGGATGCCCCATTCAAACAACGTAGCGGACGAATCATTTGTAAGCAGCAGTAGTGGAGGCACACAGGCAACTCCGAGGACGACACAGGCGCCATCGGACCCTTCGTTTTTGCAAGGCAGGGCTCAATGGCAGAGACCCGCACAGGTGCCGAAAGGCAGTGCCCACCGGAACCCTTATGGCACGGCGTGCAACAATTTCGCTGGAGAGGAAGGCGCCCCGAGCCAGCTAACAGTCGGCAACCGCTCGCCACCGGACCCATCGCCGCCGGCCCACGTACAgggcgctgcagcagaagACGCACTGGGTAGCCCGGGCTTCGCAGCTCCCAGGCACAAACGGCAGTCGGCACTGGCGGCCACAGGGTACACGCACAGCACCTCGGCCTCGTCCGAATACGTCGGTCCGGCGACCGCAAGCTCCGACGTCCGTCGCCCCTACACATACTATGACGTTCCGCCGGGCCGCGCGTCGCCGCCGTCTCCACAGAAGCTCGATCCCGCGCAAACGTCCCATGTAAGAATGCCCCCGCAGCTGGCCGCGGTGCGCACCCTGCAGGCCGCCTCCGGCGGAGATACCGCCGCGCCCCACACTTACCAGCACGTGGGGCAGGCGTACGACCAGACGGCCTACCAGCAGCGCTCCCCGCCCGAAAGCCCCTCGTTGCCAGAGCAGGCGTACGTGCCAGAGCAGGCGTACGCGCCAGAGCAGGCGTACGCGCCAGAGCAGGCGTACGCGGCGGCACATGCGCCGCGTCGCAGCACACACGGCTTCCCCAACCATCCGCAGATGCTGCAGCCGCATTCCCAACGCCATCCCTACGCGCTAAGCCATGGCTCCCCCACGCACCACCCGAGCCATGCGGTGCCTTCAGTGTATCCCGAACCACAGAGCTTCGGGCGGCCGACCTCAGCCGCCTCCGCGCCAAAAACACACTTACCTAATGCAGCGAGGCCAGCCTCGCCCGTGAAGGCTGATCCCATGGCAACTACGCAACAGCCACACGGAAATGCAGTGCCTATGAACTATGCACCCGTTGTCCTGCCTTCAAACAGGCTCCATGGAGGCAACATGACGAAACAGCAGGGCAGGAAACAGCTCTACAAGGACATCCGAGACGGCAATTTCGGCCTGTGAGGCAGTGCGGCGCCGCAAAAAAACTCCGATACCGGGAGTCGAACCCGGGTCTCCACGGTGAGAGCGTGATGTGATAGCCGTTACACTATATCGGAAACTTATGCCGATGacccgccgcgcgcgggTACCACGACCGCGCGTACGCACGTGGCCGCCGCACCGCACGAAACAAATTTCTGCGCCCCGGCTGCCACGATCACGCGCGCCACCATGAGCCAGGAACAGCCCCCCGCGGACCCTACCCCACAGGCGTCGCCCGCGGCGCCAGGCCCCAAATCGCTTGCGCCCCCCGGCGCAcgccccgcccgccccgcgcACTGGCTGGCTGCCACCATCCCGGTCAAGTCCTTCTCCGGCTACTCCCTGCAGTTCGCCGGCTGGGCTGCGGACCCGGCTGCAAAGCCTGAAAATGCAAACAGCGCACAGCCGAAGCCCACGGGAccccgcccgcccgccgcggcctGAGCCCGCGCACCCCGATACGTAGCCTACATACATGCAACTGTCCGTTTCGGAAACTCTGCGCCGGTACCGCGAGGGTGCGCCTTCGGCAAGTGCCCCTGGAAACGCGTTGCCACGCTTGTCCGCCTGGCGGCCTCTTTCGGCCTCGCGCATTCCGCCAGTTCCCAGCACCGATCTCGTGCCCATTCAGTCTGGTAACTGCGGGAACGCCGCAGCCGGGCACCTACCGTGCGTTCGGCGCCCAATACGCAGCATTCCGCAGTTTCCTGCGGGCGAAACTCGACCCCGCCCAGCCGCAATTGGCGTCTTTCGGCTTCATTTCTATACCAAGCTGGGCTAAGATGCCTTTCTTGTACGGGCTGCAGCCAGAATGTCGCGCCTATTTTGGGCGCCTTTCGTCTCTGTTTCAGGCCAGCGACAAACTATTTAATTAGAAGTGCACTCATGTATGTTTCATCTGTAGACATTTCGTATCTCTTCTCTCCTACCCCAGCAAGCAGGAAAACGGAGCCTCACAGCACCGAAAGATTTAAATAGCCAGCAGTTTGGTACCTCTGCAACGACATACAGCTAGAGACAGGCTGCGAGAGGAGTTCAACTTAGCCGGGACTATTACGAGCACGAAAAAAATGATGCGGACGGTGACCAGCAGCACGCTAATGTTGGCTCTGGGTATGGCGCTGTGGTGCCTCTCGGGCGtggccgcgcggccgctgcccgcgctGACGCCCAACTCGATCCAGGTGGTGACGAACACGAAGCGGTACTTCGACTACGAGAACAAGACGATGCGGGGTGTGAACCTCGGCGGGTGGTTGGTGTTGGAGCCATACATCACGCCGTCGCTCTTCGAGCCTTTCCGTAAGAACCCAGACAACGACGACGGGATCCCCGTGGACGAGTACAACCTCTGCAAGACGTTGGGGCGCGAGAAGGCGCACGAGCGGCTCAGCAAGCACTGGTCGACGTTCTACACCGAGAAGGACTTCCACGCGATGAAGGCGGCAGGCTTGAACATCGTGCGTGTGCCAATTGGGTACTGGGCGTTCGAGCTTCTCGAGGACGACCCATACGCTCAGGGACAGGAGGAGTACTTGGACAAGGCCATTGAGTGGTCCCGCGCGGCGGGCTTGAAGGTGTGGGTTGACTTGCACGGTGCCCCTGGCTCGCAGAACGGGTTCGACAACTCTGGGAGACGCGACCAGATCGAGTTCTTGAAGCCCCACAACTTAGAGCTGCTCCACAAGGTTCTTGAGCACACTTTGGGCAAGTACTCCCAGGACGAGTTCGCGGACGTGGTGATTGGTGTAGAGGTGTTGAACGAGCCCCTAGGACCTGCCGTTGACATCCAAGGCGTGCGCGACCTCTACTACTACGCCTACGACCTCATGCGCAACAAGTTCAAGCGCGACCAGGTTGTTGTGATCCACGATGCGTTCATGCCTTCGCAGTTCTGGAACTCCGACTTGACTCTGGACAAGGGCTACTGGGGCGTTGTTGTCGACCACCACCACTACCAGGTCTTCTCTCCCGGTGAGCTAGCGAGATCGATGGATGACAAGGTGAAGACTGCGTGCGCCTGGGGCCACGACGTCATTTCCGAATCACACTGGCCAGTCTGCGGCGAGTGGTCTGCTGCGTTGGATGACTGTGCGAAGTGGTTGAACGGTGTCGGCGTTGGTGCGCGCTGGGACGGCACCTTCAACAAGAACGGCGACAAGGCGCCATACCAGGGCGACTGCCACCAGTTCTACGAGTCCTGGCCagaggagaagaagaagaacacCCGGCGCTACATCGAGGCCCAGTTGGACGCCTACGAgttgcgcggcggctggaTCTTCTGGTGCTGGAAGACCGAAACCTTGACCGAGTGGGACTTCCAGCGCTTGCTCGCCCATGGCCTAATGCCACAGCCTCTAGAGGACCGCAAATACCCTAACCAGTGCCCCTTCTAATCGATTTGGATACCCCAAGCTCATACCCGGCTAACCCCCGAAAGCACACGTCCCCTCTGGGGACAGGACAGCTGCTTTAGCACTGTTCCGTCCATTCTTTCCTCGTCCACCAACGAGCCGAGCGGCGGCCGTCCCGGACTATTCTTATGACCTAATCACCATAAAAGTGCTGACTATACCCTCCGCCCGCACACTGCCATCCATTCGTTCTTGAGATGTTGAGAGGCTGCTCGCTGCCTGAACCCTGACTGTGACAGTAAGTCCATGACGTTCCTTTTTACGTAGAAAGGTCTATCTGTAGGCTTTATCCTGGGGTATATGTTTGCGCTACTTTCCTGGGTAGTGCTACACCTCATACAGTTATCCTCTGCTGGGTATTCAGAGCCTGGTACTGGGCTAAGCGTACATAGTTAATGCAAAGTCACTTAGTTTTTAAATCCTTGTGTGAAAAATTCTAGATGGGAGTACTCAAATTCCCGTGATGCCATTCCTCGAAGACGGTACCTAAATTATAGAGTGACTGTAAACTCAGAAATTTGCGATACCCAGTGCCGAAGCCCGTATAGGAGGCACCCGGGGTTACAACTCAACAGCTATGGCTTCGCAGGTTCCTGTTGTCGACCTAACCTCTGATGAGGCTGAAGACAACGGACGAAATGGGCAACAGGACCCCCCAGGGGCATTGAGAAGACTGTACGAGGACTTCGGAGATGGTAAAGAGCGGAACGAGATGGGCAGAGAGGAACCTGGTGCAAATGAGGCGACAAGGCGATTGGCCAGCCTGAACAGGGCGGCGAGCAGTGCCATGCGGTCTGGTGCGGCTTCGCCGACTGGGATGGGGCTATACAACCCGAAGCCTGCAGACGTGCGGCTCCCGTGGCGCTCGCCAGGCGTGGATA
Proteins encoded in this window:
- the MSB1 gene encoding Msb1p (Syntenic homolog of Saccharomyces cerevisiae YOR188W (MSB1)), yielding MDKIQQPPHPQMTGQAGAEGEIGRQEREEEFEFYQAFAAESVKGVVHMITLQLKAEGVADSYVLLPFRPEHANRKLLAFLNAVFPLGNGQAVPRAKARHVIGETDSWTLVQALKYIWCRLPGEQVIGWETYWRFRAEERKLGYPSDAFMQVLPGCLSSSSHASIVYDFFDLLVAVAANVSENRMSGRKVAKMSAIWAFGDYRHPDGGGNNSFQEGLAQWRRGANAMFHLFLAFLRAFAVDEQKSGKFTRELEAILFQNAYPPPEDLQEDPAKLISVPVLTLKTDRFSRKPWELFERCNSLFQTAGHYGGPLEDYTLLQSLFMRKNQANALSKKMTGETRRLLKEMSTKHSTFQAGWGNRNPLPNRLNLTESISWTRTEISDYFIWTWMSTLSHEQISSKKKIFGRSFIAEFELDGFKKCIIVEESDITLDRMRTGAPATEPEKATANVMASPNELHLSPGYLKFQESVEDASKSASPPDIDPSHRQSSSSYSSRCSVRSRGSRGSNGKPYSNNSSTSSRCSINGNGHTAAYSTIALPKRQMNTKPATPSSCGNSPASLAGPGFTITTSSNYDTESERSLHIESDISVIRAPNTELPPCSPLSADVPQRKSYLDASGRFDRDMDRLLQRTDALNLQGQAAPAGRRPNEYMGREAIPEKPRSYDLLQPAQSSKNFYAGLDTGSSVMLATESCVMGKELPESGSQGRSTGGASWMPHSNNVADESFVSSSSGGTQATPRTTQAPSDPSFLQGRAQWQRPAQVPKGSAHRNPYGTACNNFAGEEGAPSQLTVGNRSPPDPSPPAHVQGAAAEDALGSPGFAAPRHKRQSALAATGYTHSTSASSEYVGPATASSDVRRPYTYYDVPPGRASPPSPQKLDPAQTSHVRMPPQLAAVRTLQAASGGDTAAPHTYQHVGQAYDQTAYQQRSPPESPSLPEQAYVPEQAYAPEQAYAPEQAYAAAHAPRRSTHGFPNHPQMLQPHSQRHPYALSHGSPTHHPSHAVPSVYPEPQSFGRPTSAASAPKTHLPNAARPASPVKADPMATTQQPHGNAVPMNYAPVVLPSNRLHGGNMTKQQGRKQLYKDIRDGNFGL
- a CDS encoding glucan 1,3-beta-glucosidase (Syntenic homolog of Saccharomyces cerevisiae YLR300W (EXG1) and YOR190W (SPR1)) produces the protein MMRTVTSSTLMLALGMALWCLSGVAARPLPALTPNSIQVVTNTKRYFDYENKTMRGVNLGGWLVLEPYITPSLFEPFRKNPDNDDGIPVDEYNLCKTLGREKAHERLSKHWSTFYTEKDFHAMKAAGLNIVRVPIGYWAFELLEDDPYAQGQEEYLDKAIEWSRAAGLKVWVDLHGAPGSQNGFDNSGRRDQIEFLKPHNLELLHKVLEHTLGKYSQDEFADVVIGVEVLNEPLGPAVDIQGVRDLYYYAYDLMRNKFKRDQVVVIHDAFMPSQFWNSDLTLDKGYWGVVVDHHHYQVFSPGELARSMDDKVKTACAWGHDVISESHWPVCGEWSAALDDCAKWLNGVGVGARWDGTFNKNGDKAPYQGDCHQFYESWPEEKKKNTRRYIEAQLDAYELRGGWIFWCWKTETLTEWDFQRLLAHGLMPQPLEDRKYPNQCPF
- the ECM38 gene encoding gamma-glutamyltransferase (Syntenic homolog of Saccharomyces cerevisiae YLR299W (ECM38)) encodes the protein MLWNSQVCQNGRASPWGFIRLICSVSLFSVLVREGAALYIQPQKARLNGGNTHNIDIGPLNRSATLTPAAYYRKVGVNGAISSDLELCNRMTVHDILLGIPGANAADAAVTMSLCIGMINFFNSGIGGGGFAVYTDGQDPERHLAFDFREMAPELAHKEMYASDPNASKIGGLAIAIPGELAGLYEMYEKRGSGVARWEELLRPVIELGFQGWAVGPALAASLQEYEAYFKAHLDDWSFVYNHKEGRVLRAGEWISRPELAKTLQNLAASGGVKPFYDAESDLVKTMVNKIQSAGGVLSESDFENYEVDVTRPLSLKIRSSWEYLPNNDLTVLTTSGSSSGAALLSALKILDQFPNKEDGDFQPEQAYQLIEAMKWMASARSRLGDFGGGEELAPQVRDVLGDAWTDYAVNLIKAGYIDGHFGTLVDWHDYLPEYELNDPHGTAHISIVDHFNNAVSLTTTVNLLFGSLVHDPSTGIVFNNEMDDFSQPGRPNAFGLQPSRYNFPEPFKRPLSSTCPTVVLNDVGLPDLVVGAAGGSRILTSVLQLIVRTYWYNMPLLEAVAYPRIHHQLLPEVLEVESLALLGPDTVDAIRRMGHSIVEVTPKSVVNAIRHWHGTWHAVSDYWRKRGISVAY
- the IES4 gene encoding Ies4p (Syntenic homolog of Saccharomyces cerevisiae YOR189W (IES4)); amino-acid sequence: MSQEQPPADPTPQASPAAPGPKSLAPPGARPARPAHWLAATIPVKSFSGYSLQFAGWAADPAAKPENANSAQPKPTGPRPPAAA